The genomic region AATGCCTTTGGAGCATTGATAGAGAAGGTAAAACCCTTTGTAAAAGCAGCATAAATGCAAGACCCTTTACTGCAAGCCTTTGTTAAAGAAATAAATGAGATTAACTCTGTTGTTGAGCTTGTTAATCTTAAAGCAAAGTATATTGGTAAAAAAGGTATAATTACAGAAAGAATCAAAAATTTAGGAAAACTTCCGCCTGAACAGAGAAAATTACAGGGAAAAATCCTTAATGGACTTAAAAACTTTATTGAAGAAGCTCTTAAAAACAAAGAAGAAGAACTTAAGCAAAAGGAAATATCAGAGGCTTTAAAAAAAGAATTAATTGATATCACACTGCCAGGTAAGGATTTTTATTCTGGTGGAAGTCATCCAGTTAACAGAACTCTTCTTGAAATCATAGATATTTTCAGAGAACTGGGATTTACTGTTGAAGAAGGTCCTGAAGTAGAGCTTGATTATTATAACTTTGAAGCATTAAACATTCCAAAGAACCATCCTGCCAGAGACATGCAGGATACTTTTTATATAAGTGAAGATGTTGTTTTAAGAACCCACACCTCACCTGTTCAGGTGAGAGTTATGGAAAAGAAAAAGCCTCCGCTTAGGTTTATTTCTCCTGGAAAGGTTTATCGCTGTGATTCAGATGTAACACATACTCCAATGTTTCATCAGGTTGAGGGTTTGATGGTTGATGAAAATGTCTCCTTTTCTCATTTAAAGGGTGTGCTTGTTTATTTTTTAAAAAGGCTTTTTGGAGATATTCCCATAAGATTTAGACCAAGTTTTTTCCCCTTTACTGAGCCTTCAACTGAGATAGACATTGGCTGTATTATTTGTAGTGGAGCTGGATGCAGGGTTTGTAAAGGCAGTGGATGGCTTGAAGTTCTTGGTGCTGGAATGGTTCATCCCAATGTATTTAAGTTTGCAGGATATCCTGAAGGAAAATACACAGGCTTTGCCTTTGGAATGGGTGTGGAAAGACTTACAATGCTTAAATACGGAATAGATGATATAAGATTATTCTTTGAAAATGACATAAGATTTTTGAGGCAATTCTGATGAAAGTTTTATTTAGCTGGTTAAAAGACTACATTGAGGGAGAGATAGAACTAAAAAAGCTTGCCGATGCCCTGACAATGGTAGGAGTTGAAGTAGGAGGAATTGAAGATTTTGAAGGCGATGCAGTTCTTGATTTAGAAATAACACCCAATAGAGCAGACTGCCTCAGCCTAATTGGAATAGCAAGAGAGATTAAAGCAATTTTTGGATTAAGACTCAAAAAACCATTCTTTGAAATTCAAAAAGAATTAAAAGAACCGAATTTTAAAATTTCTATTGCCAATCAAGACCTCTGTTATAGATATGCGGGAAGAATTATCAGGAATGTAAAGATTGCTCCATCACCTGATTGGCTAAAAAAAAGGCTTGAGGCATCAGGAATTCGTTCAATAAACAATGTTGTTGATGTTACAAACTATGTTCTTCTTGAATGGGGGCAACCTCTTCATGCCTTTGACCTTGACCTTCTTGAAGGGAAGCAAATAAGAGTTGGAACGCCAGAAGATTTTGGTATGGATTCTGTTGAAATTACCACTCTTGATGGGGCAAAAAGAAAGCTTGACTCTCATGATCTTTTAATCTGGGATGGAGTAAAACCTGTTGCGATTGCTGGAATTATGGGTGGTGCAGATACTGAGGTTACTGATAAAACTGTCAATATTCTTCTTGAGAGTGCTTATTTTAAACCTGAAAGAATAAGAAAAACATCAAAAAAACTCGGACTTTCAACTGAAGCCTCTTACAGATTTGAAAGAGGCACTGATATTGAGGCTCTTAAAGAAGCTCTTGACAGGTCAGCTTTTTTAATTCAGCAGCTTGCAGGCGGTGAGCTCTATGAGATCATAGATGTCTATCCAGTCAAAATTCCATTGAAAGAAGTTCTGTTTAACACAGAAAAAATCCGCAACTTTTTAGGTATAAATCTCTCAGATGATGAAATCTTAAAAATTCTTGA from Thermodesulfovibrio sp. 3907-1M harbors:
- the pheS gene encoding phenylalanine--tRNA ligase subunit alpha; this translates as MQDPLLQAFVKEINEINSVVELVNLKAKYIGKKGIITERIKNLGKLPPEQRKLQGKILNGLKNFIEEALKNKEEELKQKEISEALKKELIDITLPGKDFYSGGSHPVNRTLLEIIDIFRELGFTVEEGPEVELDYYNFEALNIPKNHPARDMQDTFYISEDVVLRTHTSPVQVRVMEKKKPPLRFISPGKVYRCDSDVTHTPMFHQVEGLMVDENVSFSHLKGVLVYFLKRLFGDIPIRFRPSFFPFTEPSTEIDIGCIICSGAGCRVCKGSGWLEVLGAGMVHPNVFKFAGYPEGKYTGFAFGMGVERLTMLKYGIDDIRLFFENDIRFLRQF